In one Gracilinanus agilis isolate LMUSP501 chromosome 6, AgileGrace, whole genome shotgun sequence genomic region, the following are encoded:
- the RBM47 gene encoding RNA-binding protein 47 isoform X1 has translation MTAEDSATTMSNDSTNVSAAKAPEGIAGAPNEAALLALMERTGYSMIQENGQRKYGGPPPGWEGLHPPRGCEVFVGKIPRDVYEDELVPVFESVGRIYEMRLMMDFDGKNRGYAFVMYTHKHEAKRAVRELNNYEIRPGRLLGVCCSVDNCRLFIGGIPKMKKREEILEEISKVTEGVLDVIVYASAADKMKNRGFAFVEYESHRAAAMARRKLMPGRIQLWGHQIAVDWAEPEIDVDEDVMETVKILYVRNLMIETTEETIKKSFGQFNPGCVERVKKIRDYAFVHFTSREDAVHAMNSLNGTELEGSCLEVTLAKPVDKEQYTRYQKAAKGSVAAEVTPQQPNYVYSCDPYTLAYYSYPYNALIGPNRDYFVKAGSVRGRGRGAAGNRAPGPRGSYLGGYSAGRGIYSRYHEGKGKQQEKGYELVPNLELSAVNPVPIKPGTVAIPAIGAQYSMFQAAPAPKMLEDGKIHTMEHMINPIAVQPDPASAAAAAAAAAAAAVMPAVSTPPPFQGRPITPVYTVAPNVQRIPAAGIYGASYVPFAAPASATLATIQKSAAAAAAVYGGYGGYIPQPFPTATIQVPIHDVYQTY, from the exons ATGACAGCAGAAGATTCCGCTACAACAATGAGCAACGATTCCACCAATGTGTCGGCCGCCAAAGCTCCCGAAGGGATAGCCGGGGCGCCTAATGAGGCTGCCCTGCTGGCTCTCATGGAGCGTACGGGCTATAGTATGATACAGGAGAATGGTCAGCGCAAGTACGGCGGTCCTCCCCCAGGCTGGGAGGGGCTGCACCCCCCACGCGGCTGCGAGGTCTTCGTCGGGAAGATCCCCCGAGACGTGTACGAAGACGAGCTGGTGCCGGTGTTTGAGTCCGTCGGGCGTATCTACGAGATGCGATTGATGATGGACTTTGATGGGAAGAACCGCGGCTACGCTTTCGTCATGTACACTCACAAGCACGAGGCCAAGCGGGCCGTGAGGGAACTGAACAATTATGAAATCAGACCGGGTCGACTTCTCGGGGTCTGCTGCAGTGTGGACAACTGCCGGCTGTTCATCGGCGGCATCCCcaagatgaagaagagagaggagatccTGGAAGAGATCTCGAAGGTGACCGAAGGGGTTCTCGACGTGATCGTGTACGCGAGTGCCGCGGACAAGATGAAGAACAGAGGGTTTGCCTTCGTCGAGTACGAGAGCCACCGGGCGGCGGCCATGGCCAGGAGGAAGCTCATGCCTGGAAGGATCCAGCTGTGGGGGCACCAGATCGCGGTGGACTGGGCAGAGCCAGAGATAGATGTTGACGAAGATGTCATGGAGACCGTTAAGATCCTGTACGTGAGGAACCTGATGATCGAAACCACCGAGGAGACGATCAAAAAGAGCTTTGGCCAGTTTAATCCTGGGTGTGTAGAACGAGTCAAAAAGATCCGAGATTATGCATTTGTTCACTTCACCAGCCGGGAAGACGCCGTGCATGCCATGAACAGCCTCAATGGCACCGAACTTGAAGGCTCGTGTCTTGAGGTTACTTTGGCCAAACCGGTAGACAAAGAGCAATACACACGCTATCAGAAGGCGGCCAAAGGAAGCGTGGCAGCAGAAGTCACACCCCAGCAGCCTAACTATGTTTACTCGTGCGATCCCTATACCTTGGCCTACTATAGCTATCCCTACAATGCTCTCATTGGGCCCAACAGAGATTATTTTGTGAAAG CAGGGAGCGTAAGAGGCCGAGGGCGAGGTGCAGCTGGCAACAGAGCACCGGGCCCTAGGGGATCTTACCTCGGGGGATACTCTGCAGGCCGTGGCATATATAGCCGATATcatgaagggaaaggaaagcagCAAGAAAAAGGATATGAGCTTGTACCGAATTTGGAATTATCTGCTGTCAATCCAGTTCCTATTAAACCCGGTACAG TGGCAATCCCTGCTATTGGGGCCCAGTATTCCATGTTTCAGGCTGCCCCTGCTCCCAAGATGCTGGAAGATGGCAAAATCCATACAATGGAACATATGATCAACCCCATAGCAGTACAACCAGACCCAGccagtgctgctgctgctgctgccgctgctgctgctgccgccgtcATGCCTGCTGTTTCCACGCCTCCGCCTTTCCAG GGACGCCCGATAACTCCAGTCTACACAGTGGCTCCAAACGTTCAGAGAATTCCTGCAGCTGGGATTTATGGTGCCAGTTATGTCCCCTTCGCTGCTCCTGCCTCAGCCACATTAGCCACAATACAGAAGAGCGCCGCAGCCGCAGCTGCCGTTTATGGAGGTTATGGTGGCTATATACCTCAGCCATTCCCTACTGCTACCATTCAGGTTCCCATACATGATGTCTACCAGACATACTGA
- the RBM47 gene encoding RNA-binding protein 47 isoform X2: MTAEDSATTMSNDSTNVSAAKAPEGIAGAPNEAALLALMERTGYSMIQENGQRKYGGPPPGWEGLHPPRGCEVFVGKIPRDVYEDELVPVFESVGRIYEMRLMMDFDGKNRGYAFVMYTHKHEAKRAVRELNNYEIRPGRLLGVCCSVDNCRLFIGGIPKMKKREEILEEISKVTEGVLDVIVYASAADKMKNRGFAFVEYESHRAAAMARRKLMPGRIQLWGHQIAVDWAEPEIDVDEDVMETVKILYVRNLMIETTEETIKKSFGQFNPGCVERVKKIRDYAFVHFTSREDAVHAMNSLNGTELEGSCLEVTLAKPVDKEQYTRYQKAAKGSVAAEVTPQQPNYVYSCDPYTLAYYSYPYNALIGPNRDYFVKGSVRGRGRGAAGNRAPGPRGSYLGGYSAGRGIYSRYHEGKGKQQEKGYELVPNLELSAVNPVPIKPGTVAIPAIGAQYSMFQAAPAPKMLEDGKIHTMEHMINPIAVQPDPASAAAAAAAAAAAAVMPAVSTPPPFQGRPITPVYTVAPNVQRIPAAGIYGASYVPFAAPASATLATIQKSAAAAAAVYGGYGGYIPQPFPTATIQVPIHDVYQTY, from the exons ATGACAGCAGAAGATTCCGCTACAACAATGAGCAACGATTCCACCAATGTGTCGGCCGCCAAAGCTCCCGAAGGGATAGCCGGGGCGCCTAATGAGGCTGCCCTGCTGGCTCTCATGGAGCGTACGGGCTATAGTATGATACAGGAGAATGGTCAGCGCAAGTACGGCGGTCCTCCCCCAGGCTGGGAGGGGCTGCACCCCCCACGCGGCTGCGAGGTCTTCGTCGGGAAGATCCCCCGAGACGTGTACGAAGACGAGCTGGTGCCGGTGTTTGAGTCCGTCGGGCGTATCTACGAGATGCGATTGATGATGGACTTTGATGGGAAGAACCGCGGCTACGCTTTCGTCATGTACACTCACAAGCACGAGGCCAAGCGGGCCGTGAGGGAACTGAACAATTATGAAATCAGACCGGGTCGACTTCTCGGGGTCTGCTGCAGTGTGGACAACTGCCGGCTGTTCATCGGCGGCATCCCcaagatgaagaagagagaggagatccTGGAAGAGATCTCGAAGGTGACCGAAGGGGTTCTCGACGTGATCGTGTACGCGAGTGCCGCGGACAAGATGAAGAACAGAGGGTTTGCCTTCGTCGAGTACGAGAGCCACCGGGCGGCGGCCATGGCCAGGAGGAAGCTCATGCCTGGAAGGATCCAGCTGTGGGGGCACCAGATCGCGGTGGACTGGGCAGAGCCAGAGATAGATGTTGACGAAGATGTCATGGAGACCGTTAAGATCCTGTACGTGAGGAACCTGATGATCGAAACCACCGAGGAGACGATCAAAAAGAGCTTTGGCCAGTTTAATCCTGGGTGTGTAGAACGAGTCAAAAAGATCCGAGATTATGCATTTGTTCACTTCACCAGCCGGGAAGACGCCGTGCATGCCATGAACAGCCTCAATGGCACCGAACTTGAAGGCTCGTGTCTTGAGGTTACTTTGGCCAAACCGGTAGACAAAGAGCAATACACACGCTATCAGAAGGCGGCCAAAGGAAGCGTGGCAGCAGAAGTCACACCCCAGCAGCCTAACTATGTTTACTCGTGCGATCCCTATACCTTGGCCTACTATAGCTATCCCTACAATGCTCTCATTGGGCCCAACAGAGATTATTTTGTGAAAG GGAGCGTAAGAGGCCGAGGGCGAGGTGCAGCTGGCAACAGAGCACCGGGCCCTAGGGGATCTTACCTCGGGGGATACTCTGCAGGCCGTGGCATATATAGCCGATATcatgaagggaaaggaaagcagCAAGAAAAAGGATATGAGCTTGTACCGAATTTGGAATTATCTGCTGTCAATCCAGTTCCTATTAAACCCGGTACAG TGGCAATCCCTGCTATTGGGGCCCAGTATTCCATGTTTCAGGCTGCCCCTGCTCCCAAGATGCTGGAAGATGGCAAAATCCATACAATGGAACATATGATCAACCCCATAGCAGTACAACCAGACCCAGccagtgctgctgctgctgctgccgctgctgctgctgccgccgtcATGCCTGCTGTTTCCACGCCTCCGCCTTTCCAG GGACGCCCGATAACTCCAGTCTACACAGTGGCTCCAAACGTTCAGAGAATTCCTGCAGCTGGGATTTATGGTGCCAGTTATGTCCCCTTCGCTGCTCCTGCCTCAGCCACATTAGCCACAATACAGAAGAGCGCCGCAGCCGCAGCTGCCGTTTATGGAGGTTATGGTGGCTATATACCTCAGCCATTCCCTACTGCTACCATTCAGGTTCCCATACATGATGTCTACCAGACATACTGA
- the RBM47 gene encoding RNA-binding protein 47 isoform X3: MTAEDSATTMSNDSTNVSAAKAPEGIAGAPNEAALLALMERTGYSMIQENGQRKYGGPPPGWEGLHPPRGCEVFVGKIPRDVYEDELVPVFESVGRIYEMRLMMDFDGKNRGYAFVMYTHKHEAKRAVRELNNYEIRPGRLLGVCCSVDNCRLFIGGIPKMKKREEILEEISKVTEGVLDVIVYASAADKMKNRGFAFVEYESHRAAAMARRKLMPGRIQLWGHQIAVDWAEPEIDVDEDVMETVKILYVRNLMIETTEETIKKSFGQFNPGCVERVKKIRDYAFVHFTSREDAVHAMNSLNGTELEGSCLEVTLAKPVDKEQYTRYQKAAKGSVAAEVTPQQPNYVYSCDPYTLAYYSYPYNALIGPNRDYFVKVAIPAIGAQYSMFQAAPAPKMLEDGKIHTMEHMINPIAVQPDPASAAAAAAAAAAAAVMPAVSTPPPFQGRPITPVYTVAPNVQRIPAAGIYGASYVPFAAPASATLATIQKSAAAAAAVYGGYGGYIPQPFPTATIQVPIHDVYQTY, from the exons ATGACAGCAGAAGATTCCGCTACAACAATGAGCAACGATTCCACCAATGTGTCGGCCGCCAAAGCTCCCGAAGGGATAGCCGGGGCGCCTAATGAGGCTGCCCTGCTGGCTCTCATGGAGCGTACGGGCTATAGTATGATACAGGAGAATGGTCAGCGCAAGTACGGCGGTCCTCCCCCAGGCTGGGAGGGGCTGCACCCCCCACGCGGCTGCGAGGTCTTCGTCGGGAAGATCCCCCGAGACGTGTACGAAGACGAGCTGGTGCCGGTGTTTGAGTCCGTCGGGCGTATCTACGAGATGCGATTGATGATGGACTTTGATGGGAAGAACCGCGGCTACGCTTTCGTCATGTACACTCACAAGCACGAGGCCAAGCGGGCCGTGAGGGAACTGAACAATTATGAAATCAGACCGGGTCGACTTCTCGGGGTCTGCTGCAGTGTGGACAACTGCCGGCTGTTCATCGGCGGCATCCCcaagatgaagaagagagaggagatccTGGAAGAGATCTCGAAGGTGACCGAAGGGGTTCTCGACGTGATCGTGTACGCGAGTGCCGCGGACAAGATGAAGAACAGAGGGTTTGCCTTCGTCGAGTACGAGAGCCACCGGGCGGCGGCCATGGCCAGGAGGAAGCTCATGCCTGGAAGGATCCAGCTGTGGGGGCACCAGATCGCGGTGGACTGGGCAGAGCCAGAGATAGATGTTGACGAAGATGTCATGGAGACCGTTAAGATCCTGTACGTGAGGAACCTGATGATCGAAACCACCGAGGAGACGATCAAAAAGAGCTTTGGCCAGTTTAATCCTGGGTGTGTAGAACGAGTCAAAAAGATCCGAGATTATGCATTTGTTCACTTCACCAGCCGGGAAGACGCCGTGCATGCCATGAACAGCCTCAATGGCACCGAACTTGAAGGCTCGTGTCTTGAGGTTACTTTGGCCAAACCGGTAGACAAAGAGCAATACACACGCTATCAGAAGGCGGCCAAAGGAAGCGTGGCAGCAGAAGTCACACCCCAGCAGCCTAACTATGTTTACTCGTGCGATCCCTATACCTTGGCCTACTATAGCTATCCCTACAATGCTCTCATTGGGCCCAACAGAGATTATTTTGTGAAAG TGGCAATCCCTGCTATTGGGGCCCAGTATTCCATGTTTCAGGCTGCCCCTGCTCCCAAGATGCTGGAAGATGGCAAAATCCATACAATGGAACATATGATCAACCCCATAGCAGTACAACCAGACCCAGccagtgctgctgctgctgctgccgctgctgctgctgccgccgtcATGCCTGCTGTTTCCACGCCTCCGCCTTTCCAG GGACGCCCGATAACTCCAGTCTACACAGTGGCTCCAAACGTTCAGAGAATTCCTGCAGCTGGGATTTATGGTGCCAGTTATGTCCCCTTCGCTGCTCCTGCCTCAGCCACATTAGCCACAATACAGAAGAGCGCCGCAGCCGCAGCTGCCGTTTATGGAGGTTATGGTGGCTATATACCTCAGCCATTCCCTACTGCTACCATTCAGGTTCCCATACATGATGTCTACCAGACATACTGA